Below is a window of Naumovozyma castellii chromosome 9, complete genome DNA.
ATTTTTCTCGATCTTAAGTTTAATGTGCCTTGGGTATTGGATTTTTCATTCATCTAACTCGCAAAAATCGAAATTTAGACAGGGGAAATTATcacatttgaaaagtatTCAAACTAAACGTGGAACCAAATTATTATGTGATGGTTGGTGGGCGAAATCTCAACATATGAACTATTTTGGCGATTGGTTAATCTCATTAAGTTGGTGTTTAACTACCTGGTTTCAAACCCCTTTaacatattattattcctTATATTTTGCAACACTATTGCTACACAGGCAGCAACgagatgaagaaaaatgtcaCGAAAAATACGGTAAGGATTGGGAAGAATATCAACGGAAAGTTCCATATAAAATTATTCCGTATGTATattaattcattgaagCGTTATTTGAGCTTTAATAACCTACGTATGTTCTGTTTCTAGATTATATAAACAATATCATAGCAGCTTACCTGtgcaattttttttatgtATAGACTGTAGCGTTAAAATGACATATTCGCTTACAACATCAGAGTTTTCTTTGTAAAAGTGGATTCCGCGCATTTTCTCTGTGTTCAAAAAAGGCATAAGCAATTTCAGTTTGCCTCAGAGAAAAGGTAATTGAGGGAAAATATCATGAAAGAAGGCGGTTTAGCCTATAAATTTTGAATGTTAGGAAAAGGTACCTAGAAAAAGGTAATTTCCAGAAGAGTTAaggattttgaaaattataaataGCAGGTAGCTTTCCAGGATAATTCaagctttgaaatttggtaGATTGtaatataattaattatataGATGTAACAAGAactttgattttatttACACTATCGTTTGTTTAAAACTATATGtttattccaataaatttgttaaaGATGGTACATAAATACATATAGTATGTAATGGCATGTCATAAGCTCTGAACTTGGGTAATATTTATACTATACGTGAGGCTTCTATAACCTGCAGTTTCATACTCAACTTCTGTCTGCTTTGTTGGGATAAGGTAAACTTTTTGCATCGCAACAATGGGCGCCTTTCCAAGTCCGAATCGCGGAGGTAAAATTGAGGGACCAAAGACATGCCTATCAAAGCATTGAAAAAAGGCAGCAAAAGTGTTCGTTCAATACAGTTTTACAGAAGTTGCATTACGGGTACATTTAgtttaattaaaaaaatactGCCATGGTATCCTTACCAACTGATCAGAACCACCCGAGAGCTTGGGACCTAGATAACCGCACCGACATCATAAGATATGCCACGAAGGAATGTGAACGTAGGTGCATATGCTCCAAGGAAGAACAGGCCAAGAGAAGAAGGGCATGCCAGACGTTTAATCTTAGCTGGAGGTTCGAGGATTATTATGACACGATTATAGTGAAGAATGAAACATTATGCAGTATTTACAACGCTTTCGCACGCTACCCCAGGCGTTACGAAACAGGTCAGGGAGCTAACTGGGCCaaggaagaaaattatGAAGTTAAGGAGGTCCTGATAATATCTGGCCCTTATTCGGCCGACACCCTTTATTTCAGCAGATTCACTAAAATACCTGACTCCGATATGGATTCGATACTAGAGGAGCATGGAGGTGTGGATGCCATCAAAGCCATCATAGCTAGAGAAATCCGGGATCATAAACcaaatcatcatccaaaACAGGTGCACTCGATTCTTGATCGAGGTGAGGTGTACGAATATGACACTATTTCTTCTCACCTTATTGTAGAATGCATCCCACCAGCGTTTGTTTTGACTAGTTGCTCGTCCTGGGAGTTAGGCAGTCTCTCCTCCTTGATATTTGAGGTACA
It encodes the following:
- the NCAS0I02590 gene encoding uncharacterized protein, whose protein sequence is MVSLPTDQNHPRAWDLDNRTDIIRYATKECERRCICSKEEQAKRRRACQTFNLSWRFEDYYDTIIVKNETLCSIYNAFARYPRRYETGQGANWAKEENYEVKEVLIISGPYSADTLYFSRFTKIPDSDMDSILEEHGGVDAIKAIIAREIRDHKPNHHPKQVHSILDRGEVYEYDTISSHLIVECIPPAFVLTSCSSWELGSLSSLIFEVHETLKKDDNRVDCYTLQYALRNLGVKCESHLEIKRYVWRAKKNLYHLVSKASYPEGLALCYSTRLRIFFENISASMAFELLPCGEILHVEPDLKEEIRPEMFHYAGYEESYVYNKLLDFDSDNDSVFSISGHSGESLNLSSKTSSVQSTLRKRRD